ATTTAAGAAAAATATACAATAGTATGAGCTTTTAATAAAAGAATATTGTGGGTTTAAAAAATAAATCAAGATAAGATATTTTACTCCATATATTATTTTCTACTTAAAATCTTCATCTTCCAAAAAATCCCTACTTGGTTCTATAACAACATACTTTTTTCCATTTAAATCATATTGATAGATACTATCTAGTTCAAAAAAATATCCCTCTAAATTACTATCCCTTGTAATAATTTCTATATCACCTAATTCTTTTTGGATATCTTGTAAAAATAAGATTGCTTCGCTAATATTCATATTTTAATCCTTTGTTTTGATATAGGGTTATTTTATTTCTTGTTTTAGGGGTTTTCAAGTAGGTGTATAACTATTATTTAGTAATTGTTTAATACCTGAAGTAGTATGGTATTAAGATCTTTTTCCTTTAAAGCAGTTTCTTTTATTTGGTTACAAATTATACACATGAAATCCGAGTAAAATAAAAGCAGGAATATCTAATCTATGATTTTGATAGAATTACTAAACTTTTTATTGAGGTATAAGAATGGGAAAATATGTTAAACCAGAATTTAAGAAAGAAACTTTTAATTGCCCACATTGTGGAGCATTTGCTCAAATAGCATGGAATGATTTATATAACTATTATCAAGACATTCAACTAAGGAATGGATATTATGTTGCTATGGGTGCTTGTTGTCAAAAGGAAATGATTTGGCAAAAAAGCAACAATGACACCAAGATGATTTATCCAAGGCAACTAGCTACCCCTCCAATAGAAGATATGCCAGAAAAAGTTAAAGAAATCTATAAAGAGGCTTCTTTAGTTTTAGGAGATTCTCCTAGAGCTTCTTGTGCTTTGTTGCGTTTGGCATTGCAAGAGTTAATGATCTATCTTCGAGATAATTACGAAGATTACAGAGATTTAAAGGGCAAAAAAATTGATGATGATATAGGAATTCTTGTCAAAAACCATAATCTTTCAGTAAACATTCAAAGGGCACTTGATAGTATTAGAATCATAGGAAACAATGCAGTGCATCCAAAAGAATTGGATATTAATGATAATCCAGATATTGCAGAAAAGCTTTTTAAGATGATTAACTTAATTGTTAAGGAAATGATTACGAGACCTAGAGAAATTAATGAGTTATATGCAACAACACCTCAGGGGGCTAGAGATGCTATTGAAAAAAGAGATAGTTAATTAGAAGATTATAAAAAGGGAAAAGAAATTTTCATCTCCCCCTGCTTCTTGTCTTACACTGATTATCTTGTTTAAAACAATATTTCTTTTTTTCTTGCTTATGTTGATTTAAAAAAATATCTAAACGCCCTAATTCAATCTCTTGCTGAGTTTTAGCTAACTTTTTAAACTCACTTAAATTATTTTCTCTTAGGATTGAAATATATAAGGGTTTTTGTTCTTTTTGTATGACAAAAGGTGTGATTTCATTTTCGATACAAAAATAAAACATTAAAAGTCTTCCTACTCTTCCATTACCATCACTAAATGGGTGGATTTTTTCAAAATGGAAATGTGATTGCAATATAGCTTCTAATTTTTCATCATCACTCTTAGATTGCTTGATTTGATAGTCTAGGTTATTTAACATTTCTTGTAAATGCGTGGGAACAAGATAGGGTTTGCTTGTTTCAAAATCTGCTCCTACAATGAGATTAGGGATTGTTTTAAATTGTCCTTTATTATCAATTAAATTATCCATCAAAACACTATGCAACTCTTTAATCTGGTGGATATCAATACTTTTTTTATCCCTTAAATTTTGCTCATAAAGCTCTAAGACTTTAGGAATTACAAAGCGATAATTTCTTACTTCAAAAAATTCTCTCTCACTTGTTTGATTGGGTATAAAATTTTCAAGAATAATACTTGCAGTTTGATTTTGTGTAAGAGTGTTTCCCTCAATGGCAGTGCTATGATGTGCCATTCTGATAGTTAAATCTTTTAAATACTCTTCGTTTTTTAAAGCTTGAAACAATTTTATTCTCCTTATTTTTATTAAATTATTATAACCCTTAACAACATTGTTTCAAATCAGCAGACATCATTTTTCACTGCATTTTTAAAACTCTCTTTATAGTTTTCTAAAAGCTTGATAAAAAATCTTACCTTCCCATCTTTTAAATAACTTGTCATTGAAATAATGCCTAAATCTTTTAATTTTGATAAGAAAATATTTGTGCCATTTCGCTCACATTTGGTTCTAATAAAATAATCTAGTTCTGTTTTTAAGCAACCACCACTATCGCTCATTGCATTATTTTTCTCTAAAAAAGCAATAATCATTTTAAAAACTTTCTCACGCTCTTTTCTAAAGCGTCTATAATTATTTGTCATTCAGCCTCCTAGCTTTAAATAATATTATGATATAAACCCCTTATTGGTTTTTCAAATGACCTAAACACTTATAAAACGCTATTTAATATTGAAACCTTAACTTCATCACTTGCTCTTGTATAAAACTTTGATGTGGTTGTGATATTACTATGTCCTAGAAGCTCTTGAATAATTTTTAAATCTACACCTTGGCTAACTAAGCAATCTCCAAAACTATGTCTAAAAATATGACAACCGCTTTTTTTATGATCGATTCTACATTTTGCTAAAAAGCGATTGACTTTGCTATAAAAGGCAAGATAAGTTGCAGAGTAGATTTTATCTGCTTTTCCCTGCAATAGAAAAAAGCTACTTTCTTTTTCCTTGGTATTTTGTTCTTGTGTCTTTATATCATCACTCATATTGCTCTCCCCAAACTCTAGTTTTTCCATTTGACCATTTGTATTAAGACTTAGCACCAGATTTTAATATCTTTCTTACTTAAAACTTTTTAATTTCTGATGATGAAATTTTACACAATTAATCTTTAATCAACCTAAGTAAAAACCCATTCATCAGGGCTCTTTTAACAGAATCAAAACAAAAAAAACAAGGGAATAAAAATCATTCCAATTCAAGATTTTATAATTTTGTGTAATGTATCTTTAGAGCCAATATCACTATTTACATCTCTGCAAAAAGAAGTGGAAAAATTCTGTGAATTTCCTCCTATAGACCATAAGACAAAAACCTCCACCAAAGGAAGTCATAGGAGTAATATTTGTACCTATGAGATAAAAAAGAGGTTATTATTTTAAAACTGATATTTTAAGCCCACATTTCCCAATACACCAAAATAGTTTGGATTGATAGGACTTAGCTCTGCACTAATTTGATAATTTAAAAATAACGAATCACCAAAAGACACATTCCCCAAATAAGTGAGCCCGACATACAAGTCCTGCATATTGATTCTATAGTCTAAAGGTGCAGATGTCCCTATACCTACCTTTCTATGCCCTATTGTTTGTAGGTTATATTTTAAATTCATCTGCAAGATATTTTCTATTTTTTGAGTGGAGATGTTATACTCTAGCCCAACCTCGATATTTGGGATCCCCTGATTGATCTTTTCAAAATGAAATACATCATTATTAAGGCTTCCTGGAATATAAAAATGCTGATACCCCAAACTTACAACAGGTTTTAGAGCTTGATAAAGATTAGTGCTTTTTTGCAACAAAAATCTATATTTATAAGTTAAGCTTGTATTTGCAAGAAAATCTGTAGTTGAGGTTGTCGCATTTAACTCATTTAATTGAAAATTAGAAACAATTTTTGTGGTTTTTTCATTCAGCCCTATCCCTCCAAAAAACTGGACTAAAAACTCATTATTTTTATAAAAATATTGCGTATGAAGTCCAAAAATAAACGCTTGAGAATTTTGTCTAATACTTGCTTGATTATAAATACCATACAAATAGCTAAAAGACGCACCGACACTCAAATAATGCTCTGGCTCTTGCAACAAAATCCTATCATAGCCCATAGTGATACCCGTTGCTCCCAAACTACCCTCATAGTTATAATAACTTCCCACTATACTTGCATAAACACTATTTCTATAATCAAGCACATCTTTTTGTGACACTAAAGAATCAAGTACTAAATTTTGATTCTCTTTATAATCCTTAAAATCAAGACTTCCTTTATCATTTTGCGCAAGATAAGCTTTTGCTTTAAAATCCACTTTAGCAATTTGCTGGTTGAGTGATTTTTGATTTCTCAAAGAAGAAAAATTTACAATAGTATTTAAAAGACCCAAATTAAGACTAAAATCAGAATTGGCAATTTTTGATAGATTACTATCAACTTCTTCCAAAAAACTATAAAGCCCTATATTTCCACTATCGCCCGCCCCAAGAATCAAAACATCTGTAAAAATATCTTTAAAAACCTTTTGACCCCTATCATTTGTTCTTGCAATACTTTCTAACAAACCTCTAAATTGTCCCGTAATTTGGTTGGTTTTTTCTAGTTTTTGCACCGCTAACGCTTCATCACTTTCATTTTGAACATTCAAAATATAAGTATCAAGCCAATCTAAATTTTTATCTCCAACCACTATATCATTTTGCTTCTTTTCAAAAACAAGATTAATCTCACTAGGTGTGGTAATTGTCTTAGGATTTATGGTTCTCAAATAATCTGGATTTAAGAATATTACATCTTTTGAAGTTCTTGAATCAAGAATAGTATTTGCTTTGATTAAGTTATAAGGAGTATTGTATTTTGCATAAACAAAGCTTTCTTCTTTATTATCAAACAAAAGCGCACTTCCATTACTCAAACTCAAAGTTCCTGTAAGACTTAAAGTAGAAAGCAAGCTATGAAATGTAATCGCAGAATCATAGCTCAAAGTAGAGGAGCTCTCATCACTGCCAAGAAATATATCTTTGATAAAAAGATCCCCCAATACAACACTTTGCTGATTAAAAAGTCTTAAAAAAGCAATACTATTTTCAGTCCCTCCAGACAAGAGTGCCTGATTATTTCCATAAAAATCCACATATCTTGCCTTGAAACTAGATGTAGAATCAAGACTTATAGTATAAGTATTTTGACTTGTAGGCACCAAATCCAAAGAAACAATCTTATTATTTCTAAAAAATCTTTTATCCTTAGCCTCAAAAGTTCCAAATTTCAAAGGATTGCTAGATGTATTTGAAATGACAAAATTTGTTTGATTTATCCCCCCTAAATTTCCCTCAAAATAAAATGTCTCATCTTTTTGAGAAACTCCTGCAACTGCTTTTTGCAAAAAAGTCGCAAGATCAGAACTTGTGTTTCTGACATTCTCTCCATCATAACTATCAGAATAAATTTTTTGATCCCCACCAAAATAAACTTTTGTGCGATCTGCTTTAATACTACTAAGCAATGTTGCATTACGACCTAAAATAAATATTGAACTATTATCAATAGTTTGCGTAGATTCATCTTTTTGTGCGATGACAATCTCATCTAATACAAAGATTCTATTCTCCCAATCCTCTTGATCCAATCTTGTAGGAGTAGAATAGATATCATCTCCTGTAATCCTTGCTACATGCTCTGCACTTCCCTTTGGCAAATAAGCATGAATAACTGGATGACCCTGAAGTACCAATTTCCCATTATAATGCTCAATTTTTCCATCTGGATTAGTAATATTTCCATCAAAAGCCAAAAGATTCTCTCCATAGCCTGATTCACAAAATGTAGGATTTGTATCACTCCAAGGACAAGCTTCCTGACTCTGTCCATCTTTATAAATGATGATATTATTTCCGATATTGCCGTGAAATAAAAAGCTCCCAGAGCCTTCAATTGGCATATCAAGTGCATTAGACATCTTTTTTTTAATATCAATCTTTGCAATCTTACTGCCTGTATTGATAATCCTAGCTCCATTATCTGATGCTTGGATAATATTAAAGGTAAAATCATTTCCTTTAATATCCAAAGTTCCACCTCTAGAAAAAAAGAACACACGATCAGGATCTATAGAGGAGCCTTTGCCCTCTATAAGCTCTAAAGTTGGTCTGCCACTTACAAGAACAATACCATCAAAAGCAAGATCTTGAGTATTTAAAACAACCTTTCCATCTCCCAGTCTTAAAAAACCCTCATTTGCAACAAAAACATTTAAAGTGCCCTTTCCAATTTTATGTAAAGAATCTGGTATCACTTCATAGCCAGGTCTGCCTGAAGTATATTTTTTACCACCAACTCCTTTGACATACCAATCCACTTGGCTCCCCTCGCCAATACTTAGCCCTGCTCCCTTCCAAAAAAAGCTCTCCCCTGCATCAGCACTCTTAAAAACATAGTGCTGATTCTCATCAAAATAAATTCCCCCATGCCCTTGATCAATATTAGAACCAAGAAAAATCTCTCCACCACCTTGTAAAATAAGATCCTTATTATTTTTTGCTTCAAAATCTCCTAATTTTTCTCCACTATCCCATAGCACTTTTGAATGATTTAAGGCTATGGCAGGATTAGTATTGCGCTCTATTAGCTTATCAAGTTCGCTTTGCCTATAGGGAGCATAAATCGTGAAAGTGCTACGATTACTAGAATTGAGAGCTCCAATTACAACCCATTTTTGCTCTAAGGTATCCCATACAAACATAGGAGATCCACTATCTCCTGCTGTTGAAGTGTTTGAAAGAAAGGTATCTTGTATGTCAAATTGTATTTTCCCGTGTCCAAGTACATGAGAATATCTCAATCTTCCACCTGTCCTAATTCCTGCACCTTGAATCTCAACTATTTCTCCATTTTCTTTTCGATACCTAGCAGCCCCCTGACCAGTTCTCCAATTTTCGGTATAGCGCGTGGTATCAAGCCCCTCACCCTCACCTAATTCCAAAAAACCATCCGGAGACACCAACCCTGTGAAAAATTTATCATATCGCACATAGCCAGTGTCAGTAATATGAACTTCCATTTCTTCAGAATCTACTTTTGTATAGGTAAAATCCATAGCTTCAAGACTTCCAAAAATTGTATGTGTTGCAGTAAATATATAAGAACCATAGACCAATGTTGCAACTCCACTATTATCTGTAGATCCTATAAAATCTGGCATAGGGGCATTGAGAGCAAAAACCTTGCCTGTGTTTTTTTCAGTCAAAGTAAGATTAGTAGCACCTGGGGTAAATTTCCCTTTGTTTTGTCCAAAATCCAAATAATATTGATAGGAAAAATTATAGTCTGCGATATTAGAAAACGCAACAGAAGCACCAAAACTCAAACCAATGATTAAAGATTTTTTCACCATCGACCCCTAAAAGTTCTATTCTCCAATGCTTGGCATAGTCTAGACTTAGAGCATTTCAAAGGCTTTGAAGTCCAAAGACCTAATCTAAAGACTTAGGTATTTGAAAGCCTAGTGTGGTTTAAAGACCCAACATTTAAAAGCTAATATTCACAGACTTAGCATTCAAAGGCTAGTGTCAAAGACCCATACTTGAAGACCAACATCTAAAAACCTAAAGACCCAATACAAAGATCCAACATTCAAAGGCTTTTTTCTACTTTTCTAAAAGCTTAAAAATTTTGGCCTTGGTTTAAACCACCAAATCCATCAAATTTTTATACCTTTATCACAGAGATTATTGCCAAGTTTATATCCTCTTTATATTTTTTGAAGACATCTAGCTTGCTAAAGTTTTGTAAAAGCCATCAGTCTTCTACTTTGCTTATAAAAGAAAAATTTTTAGGGGCTGATTATAACAAAAATACCTAGTATCTATTTTTCAAATTGTAATAAGCATAGAATATACCTACAAGATTATTTATATTTGTTACAAATTTTTTTATTTAGATTATATTTACTACACAATTTTTATAGAGAAGCCTAGATTCTTTCCATAAATACATTATTTGTAATCGCGCTTTAGTTTTTCCATAAACCATAAACTCATTATTTTTAAAAAATAGACTCTAGTTTCTTCCCACAGACATATCAGAATTTTTATAAGCAAGCTTAGATTTTCTTCATAGATGCATTATTTTATAAGCAATTCTAGTTTTTTGCGTAAAACACATCAAAATTCTTATAAATAAGCTTAGATTCTATAAACACATCATTCTTACAAGCAAGCTTCAGACTCTTTACTACAAGCACATCAAAAAACATCGATCTTTTTCACACAAAACCCACTTTTCTTAAGATACTCTTAGACTTTATCTTTGCCTATTGCTAGACCATCCTTTGTTTCTAGCGTGTATTATTTAGTTGATTTTTAGCTATTTTTTATTATCTCTTAAGTCTCTTTCTATCAGTTTTCATCCTCTTTTTCTATAATATTTATATTCCCATCAATTATCTCAATCTCAAAATTTGGCAATGATGGGGGTTTAGGATCTGGTTTTTTAATGATTTTTAGTGGGATTTTTTCCTTTGAGCCATACTTATTTAAAAACTTGCATAGTTCTCCAAACTCTACACTTCTTATAGATTCTTTCTCCAAAATATCATAAACATAGGGACGATAAGCCCCCTCATAGTCTATACTTAGAGTTACTCTTAAATCATTTATACTTCTTGCATAGAAATAAGCTTGTGTAACTTTGTATGTATTTTTTCTTCCTCGATCATTCCAATAAGTCAAGATAACTTGCTCTCCCTCTTGTTTGAGATATATAGGGTTAAGCTCGCTCTCAAACTTATAATGAGAATAGAGCAAAAGAAGTTCTTGTATATCCACAACCCTAAGATAGCTCTCCTGTAAGTGTTTAAGATAGTGTGTAGCTCTACACTCCTTGAGGTCATCAAGGTTTGAGTCGATATAAAAATCAAAGATTTTACGCTTTTTATAAAAGCGTTTCTTTGAGCAAAGCCCACTGGCCAAAAAATCCAAAACATCTTTCTCTTCCCATACTCCTCCAAGATCTGTAGCCTCACCTAGAGTGATTTCAAAATGAAAATGCATTACACAATCCTTTAACTTCATCCCAACATTTAATCAAATGATCAAGGGGTATGTCTAAAATTGGTTCATACATGAAAGAATTAATATGGATATTTTCAGGAGTAATCATCAAAACTTTTTGCATGATTTGTTTTTCATTTGATGATAACAATCCTTTTACTTGATCAAATAATTTTATTGTTTGGTTTTCATCAAAAGCAATATCCACAGCCACTTTCTTAAACATAAATTCTTCAGCTTTTAATCTACATGCAATAGCCAACATAACCTTTATTTCCAATTTCATTGGATCATCAGTTATTTTTATTTTGTCAGCATTGCTATACAAACAATCTAAAAAACCTTTTTTACTATCAACTTCAGAATATTTTCGACTTGTAAAAATTTGTTCAACTATTTTAATTGCATCATCCAATATAAGTTCTTTTGTCTTATCTTTTATATGAAGAAAACTTGTAAGAAAATTATAATTTTCATCTTCCTTGCCTTTTGTGTATTCAATAATATTTCTTGCAAAAGGAATCATCATAATCAATCCAATTTCATCATTCTTAATGCTGTTGATATAGCTTTTTACATATCCTCCATGCTGAAATATAATTTTTCTTTCTTTATCTTTTGTTACAAGCATTGGGCGACTTTTATCTGTCCTATTTTTAAGAGTTCTATAAAAATCAAAATTATGTGTCATAACAATAAATTTAAAATCTTCATTTTTTTCTAAATCGCGAAGATATTCAATAATTGCGTGTTTATTACGATAATCAAACGAATCTGAAATATCATCAAAAATCAATAATTGTTTAGTTTTTAACGCTTCTCTTGCCTTAATTTCAAAAAGGATTTGCATAATATATAAAGCCCTTTTTTCACCATTGCTTAGGCAATCTTCCAACTCCTCTCTTTTAGTTCTTGTTTGCTCGCCATCATCAAATATAAAGTCCAGACTTGCAACTTGCTGTTTTAATAAAACATCTTCTTTATTTTTTAGCTCAACTTTAAAGGGGACATAAAACCTTGCGTTAAAAGTATCAATAATTTCTTCCCATGTTGAATATTCATTCTTCGCTCGTTCCAAAATATCTAAGATTTTATTTTTATCATTCCTAAACATTTCAACAATGTTTTCTACCAATGATAAATGTTGTTTCATATATGAAAACATCACTTCTTTTTTAAAACCTTCATAATCTGTAAGTTTTGTAATGATTGAATTATTTTTAATCAAAATCTCTTTAAAGGCTTTGAGAGTTTTATTTTTGATTTGTTTCTCGATTTTTTCAAAAGTTGCTTTTAGATTCGGATCATTGATAACCTTGTCTATAGCATTAGCAATTAGTATCCCTAACTCATCACTGGATTTAACTTTTTTACCCTTGATTTCTAGACAGTGTTTTGCTTTAAAAAACCTATCATCTTGCAAGACATTTTGCAACTCCTTTACCTGATGCGTTCCAAAAGGTCCATTCTCAGTGGTGGAAAAAATATCAGATTGAGATAAGAGTGCATTGTATTTTTCTAAATACTCTTCAATAAGCCCCTTGTTATTATTGATAAATTTTTTAACTTCCCCATCGTCGTCAAATACATCATGATACTTAAAAGTATATAGATCACTTTGGGATTGGATTGCATCCATATTCTCATCCAAGATCTGATAGATATTTTTATTATTAAAAACTTCAATAAATTCTTTTTCACAATCCTTGCTGTTTGTCTTCTTGTAAATTGCACTAAAAAGTTCTTTTTTCTTTTTGTCTAATTTTGTAAATACTTTGTCATATTCATCTTTTAAACTTTTGCTCGCTAAAAATGTGCTTATCTTTTTATAAGAATCAAGCTTATTATTATACGAATCAAATACTATCGTATTTTCACGACTGATTGGTTCTGTGTCAATAGATATTGTTGCACTGCTTTTTCGATGTTTTAAAATCCTATCTTCAGGTTGATTTTTCTTCAGTAAATCATTGACTGTATTTGCGAATGATGTTTTAAAAACTCCATTCTGAGCATAAATTACATAAATGTTGTTTTTGGTAAAATCCAACTCTTTATCTATCTTTCCAATACCATAACAATTTTCTATATTAATTTGTAATTTCACTTTTTATCCTTATTTTGATGATTTTTACTTCCTCATTGAGGTTACAGATTAAAAAATTGAGTTTAGATTCTAGTTTTTGGATAAAAGTCATCACTCCCCTCCTTTCATTATTTTTTCTTTAGTTTGGAATTATAGAATTCTTACGAGCAGTTTTTTGCAGAGAAAAAAGAAGTAATTATAAACCCCCTTATAATTTCAATATCCTTCGAGAGCTTTCTACACAATTCGCAATCATTTTGCTAATATAAATATTATTCCTAACCGAAATCCAAAAAGATGGACTCTTTCCTGCAACATATCCATCTTTTGCATCCAAAAAAACTTTTTCTCCCCAAGTAGGTTTTTTTTCATCAATCAATATCCCAATCTCGCTATAAAGTTTTTTTGCACACTCAATATATGCTCTTTCTGTATCAAATTGATCTGAAGTTCTATACCTACAATACCAAAATTCCAACTTGCTGTTTTTTATATTTGGGATATCAATTCTTGGAATCCAACCTCTAGCCTGCATATCATATCGTCTGGCTGTTGTTAATGCATAATCACCATAATAAACATTCTGAAATTCTTCATATAAACAACTAGGACCTAAAGTATATTTTTTTACTTCCCCTTCATTTGAAATTGGAACCGTTGCTGGAAAGCAAGAGTAGGCATAAATTATGGCTTTGATTTCAAGATCAGAAATTGCCTTAATATATTTAAAAAAATTAAAGTCTCTATCCTGATTCTCGGCATCCAAAATAACAATACACTTATGAAGGTGATCTTGAATTTTTTCAAGATACATACGGTTATCCGTGTCTAAAGCATTTAATCTTAATGCCAATGTTGAAAAATTTGAACTCAAAACCTCAATCTGTTTCAAAACATCGTCTATACAATCAGGATTAAAATGAATGGTTGGAATAAAGCTAACTCTTGATTTATATTGATTAACGAAATTCACCCATTTTTCATAGCCATTTTCATTTGATAAAAGCAAATCTTGAATTTGATCATTATCCAGTGTTTCTTCTGTAGTCAAATCCAAGATAAAACAACTCCCAGCAAAGATACTAACTACCTCTTCCATTTTTTTTTCAATAGATCCATTCCTATTTCTCGGAGTTATTCTTGATCTTGTAAGCTCTAGGATTGGCAAGATTTTTTTCTTATCTTCATTTGATAGCTCTTTATATGCCCTAAGCTCCGAATCTCGACTTTTTAAAATTGGAAAATAGTAATATTCCATCTTAGTACTCCTTGAGATAACCCAATTTAAAAGCACGATACTTTATTGCCGAATATGAAACTTGAAAAAAATCAGCCAAAGTTTCTACTTTTACATTCCCTTGTCTTATTTCATTTTCAAACGAGTTTTGTGGCATTAGCAAATCTGCGGCAAATCCATTGGCTTCAACCTCTCGTTGATTATTTAGATTATTATCCGATCGAAAAAGAATGCCATCCTCAATTTTATTACCCTGCATTAAAAAATCCTTATGAAGAACAAAGTGTGCAAATTCATGTGCCAATGTAAAGCGTCTCCTAACCAAAGAATGGTATTTATTAATAACTATTTGATAAATACCACTATTTCGATATTCAATTTTTCCAGAAATATCACTATCAAAATAATCTTCCCAATAGTCAATTTCTTGAATATGAAGAATATAGGCAAAAATATCAAAAGGACAAGTCTCAACTCCTAAATTTCTCGCATGCTCAAATATTTCTTTAATTGTTTTTTTATTGTAGGTGGTTAAATTTTCATTTCTTTTCCTGTTTATAAAAGCCATACCAGAATCCTCATTTTTTATTTTCTAAAATCATCTCTTCATTTCCAAGATTTAGTATTTCTATTTGCTCTACTTGTTTTTTAAGCATATCAATATCTTTTTCAACAATTTCAAATTTTTCCTTCATTTGAGATGCAACATATGCATTAACAACTTCCTGTGTTAATTTTTTTACATCTATTTCTTTGCTTAAATAATTTTTTATTTCTTTTTTTGTATTTGTGTCAATATCATCATTTTTCCGTTTAAGATAAATAAATGATGAAATACCAAATAAACCTACAATCGCAGATAAAATCAATACAAAGTTATTGTAATAAGAAATATAAAAACCAAAATAGTCTTTTGCTGAAATTAATTTACTTTCAGCAACTAACTGTTCTAGAGTTTTATGCTTGTCTTCATCCAAGACAATTTGATTCCCTATTAGAGAAACAACCTTCAAAATCTCATCATATGCATACCATACAACAAAAGCAAATAAACCAAAAAAGATCAAAGTCCAAAAAGCCAGAATGAAAAAACCCG
The Helicobacter sp. 'house sparrow 1' DNA segment above includes these coding regions:
- a CDS encoding DUF4145 domain-containing protein codes for the protein MGKYVKPEFKKETFNCPHCGAFAQIAWNDLYNYYQDIQLRNGYYVAMGACCQKEMIWQKSNNDTKMIYPRQLATPPIEDMPEKVKEIYKEASLVLGDSPRASCALLRLALQELMIYLRDNYEDYRDLKGKKIDDDIGILVKNHNLSVNIQRALDSIRIIGNNAVHPKELDINDNPDIAEKLFKMINLIVKEMITRPREINELYATTPQGARDAIEKRDS
- a CDS encoding Fic family protein codes for the protein MFQALKNEEYLKDLTIRMAHHSTAIEGNTLTQNQTASIILENFIPNQTSEREFFEVRNYRFVIPKVLELYEQNLRDKKSIDIHQIKELHSVLMDNLIDNKGQFKTIPNLIVGADFETSKPYLVPTHLQEMLNNLDYQIKQSKSDDEKLEAILQSHFHFEKIHPFSDGNGRVGRLLMFYFCIENEITPFVIQKEQKPLYISILRENNLSEFKKLAKTQQEIELGRLDIFLNQHKQEKKKYCFKQDNQCKTRSRGR
- a CDS encoding tyrosine-type recombinase/integrase, with the translated sequence MLSLNTNGQMEKLEFGESNMSDDIKTQEQNTKEKESSFFLLQGKADKIYSATYLAFYSKVNRFLAKCRIDHKKSGCHIFRHSFGDCLVSQGVDLKIIQELLGHSNITTTSKFYTRASDEVKVSILNSVL
- a CDS encoding S6 family peptidase is translated as MKKSLIIGLSFGASVAFSNIADYNFSYQYYLDFGQNKGKFTPGATNLTLTEKNTGKVFALNAPMPDFIGSTDNSGVATLVYGSYIFTATHTIFGSLEAMDFTYTKVDSEEMEVHITDTGYVRYDKFFTGLVSPDGFLELGEGEGLDTTRYTENWRTGQGAARYRKENGEIVEIQGAGIRTGGRLRYSHVLGHGKIQFDIQDTFLSNTSTAGDSGSPMFVWDTLEQKWVVIGALNSSNRSTFTIYAPYRQSELDKLIERNTNPAIALNHSKVLWDSGEKLGDFEAKNNKDLILQGGGEIFLGSNIDQGHGGIYFDENQHYVFKSADAGESFFWKGAGLSIGEGSQVDWYVKGVGGKKYTSGRPGYEVIPDSLHKIGKGTLNVFVANEGFLRLGDGKVVLNTQDLAFDGIVLVSGRPTLELIEGKGSSIDPDRVFFFSRGGTLDIKGNDFTFNIIQASDNGARIINTGSKIAKIDIKKKMSNALDMPIEGSGSFLFHGNIGNNIIIYKDGQSQEACPWSDTNPTFCESGYGENLLAFDGNITNPDGKIEHYNGKLVLQGHPVIHAYLPKGSAEHVARITGDDIYSTPTRLDQEDWENRIFVLDEIVIAQKDESTQTIDNSSIFILGRNATLLSSIKADRTKVYFGGDQKIYSDSYDGENVRNTSSDLATFLQKAVAGVSQKDETFYFEGNLGGINQTNFVISNTSSNPLKFGTFEAKDKRFFRNNKIVSLDLVPTSQNTYTISLDSTSSFKARYVDFYGNNQALLSGGTENSIAFLRLFNQQSVVLGDLFIKDIFLGSDESSSTLSYDSAITFHSLLSTLSLTGTLSLSNGSALLFDNKEESFVYAKYNTPYNLIKANTILDSRTSKDVIFLNPDYLRTINPKTITTPSEINLVFEKKQNDIVVGDKNLDWLDTYILNVQNESDEALAVQKLEKTNQITGQFRGLLESIARTNDRGQKVFKDIFTDVLILGAGDSGNIGLYSFLEEVDSNLSKIANSDFSLNLGLLNTIVNFSSLRNQKSLNQQIAKVDFKAKAYLAQNDKGSLDFKDYKENQNLVLDSLVSQKDVLDYRNSVYASIVGSYYNYEGSLGATGITMGYDRILLQEPEHYLSVGASFSYLYGIYNQASIRQNSQAFIFGLHTQYFYKNNEFLVQFFGGIGLNEKTTKIVSNFQLNELNATTSTTDFLANTSLTYKYRFLLQKSTNLYQALKPVVSLGYQHFYIPGSLNNDVFHFEKINQGIPNIEVGLEYNISTQKIENILQMNLKYNLQTIGHRKVGIGTSAPLDYRINMQDLYVGLTYLGNVSFGDSLFLNYQISAELSPINPNYFGVLGNVGLKYQF
- a CDS encoding beta family protein, which produces MEYYYFPILKSRDSELRAYKELSNEDKKKILPILELTRSRITPRNRNGSIEKKMEEVVSIFAGSCFILDLTTEETLDNDQIQDLLLSNENGYEKWVNFVNQYKSRVSFIPTIHFNPDCIDDVLKQIEVLSSNFSTLALRLNALDTDNRMYLEKIQDHLHKCIVILDAENQDRDFNFFKYIKAISDLEIKAIIYAYSCFPATVPISNEGEVKKYTLGPSCLYEEFQNVYYGDYALTTARRYDMQARGWIPRIDIPNIKNSKLEFWYCRYRTSDQFDTERAYIECAKKLYSEIGILIDEKKPTWGEKVFLDAKDGYVAGKSPSFWISVRNNIYISKMIANCVESSRRILKL
- a CDS encoding ImmA/IrrE family metallo-endopeptidase produces the protein MAFINRKRNENLTTYNKKTIKEIFEHARNLGVETCPFDIFAYILHIQEIDYWEDYFDSDISGKIEYRNSGIYQIVINKYHSLVRRRFTLAHEFAHFVLHKDFLMQGNKIEDGILFRSDNNLNNQREVEANGFAADLLMPQNSFENEIRQGNVKVETLADFFQVSYSAIKYRAFKLGYLKEY